In Candidatus Cohnella colombiensis, one DNA window encodes the following:
- the queA gene encoding tRNA preQ1(34) S-adenosylmethionine ribosyltransferase-isomerase QueA: MNVSDYDFELPEHLIAQTPLANRTSSRLLVLHRDSKQVEHRTFTDLAQYLKPGDTLVLNDTKVLPARLFGVKADTGAKVELLLLKQLDTDRWETLARPGKRIMEGTILHFGSDSKGAPLLTAIVDEVGEMGARIVRFEYEGIFNELLDRLGQMPLPPYIKETLADRDRYQTVYARHEGSAAAPTAGLHFTDDFLKQLQANGVKLCPITLHVGLGTFRPVSVEDVESHQMHSEWYSISEESVAILNEARARGGRIVAVGTTSARTLETLGQRFGERPLEACNGWTDIFIYPGYSYRIVDALLTNFHLPKSTLVMLVSALAGRDAIMNAYHEAIAQQYRFFSFGDAMFIT, from the coding sequence ATGAATGTAAGTGACTATGATTTTGAATTGCCAGAACATTTAATTGCTCAGACACCGCTTGCCAATCGAACGTCCTCTAGACTGCTCGTATTACATCGAGATTCAAAGCAGGTGGAGCATCGAACATTTACCGATTTAGCTCAGTATTTGAAACCTGGGGATACGCTCGTGTTGAATGACACAAAAGTGCTTCCTGCACGATTATTCGGTGTGAAGGCAGATACAGGAGCTAAGGTAGAGTTATTATTGCTCAAACAACTTGACACAGATCGTTGGGAAACGCTAGCCAGGCCGGGAAAGCGTATTATGGAAGGTACGATTCTTCATTTCGGTAGCGATTCGAAGGGTGCACCCTTGCTGACTGCAATTGTCGATGAAGTCGGCGAAATGGGAGCTCGAATCGTACGGTTCGAATATGAGGGGATTTTTAACGAATTGCTCGATCGATTAGGGCAAATGCCGCTCCCGCCCTATATTAAAGAGACTTTAGCGGATCGTGATCGTTATCAAACGGTATATGCTCGTCACGAAGGTTCTGCTGCTGCACCGACTGCGGGCTTACATTTTACAGACGATTTTCTAAAGCAGCTTCAAGCGAATGGGGTTAAGCTCTGTCCGATAACATTGCATGTGGGGCTTGGAACATTTCGTCCTGTTTCAGTGGAGGATGTGGAGTCTCATCAGATGCATTCTGAATGGTATTCCATTAGCGAAGAAAGCGTTGCAATCCTTAATGAAGCGAGGGCACGCGGTGGTCGCATCGTCGCAGTGGGAACGACTTCGGCACGAACGCTAGAGACGCTCGGTCAACGTTTTGGTGAACGCCCACTCGAAGCTTGCAATGGATGGACAGATATTTTTATTTATCCAGGATATTCGTATCGCATCGTCGATGCATTGCTTACGAATTTTCACCTTCCGAAATCTACACTCGTGATGCTCGTCAGTGCTTTGGCGGGACGCGATGCAATTATGAATGCTTATCATGAAGCCATCGCACAGCAATATCGATTTTTCAGCTTTGGAGATGCGATGTTCATTACCTAG
- a CDS encoding SpoIID/LytB domain-containing protein: protein MTEQNLTSPRTFSRLLLLVVIVSLIVSGSTRVVVHAAISVPETIRVALFISTGAAASTSTTPVATLQAPDGFNLVWRDPQVSIPISDVAAGQSVRVMMDSYRALILETTELNAAITVLKKIQATSSAAFITSLSKSGNTTYQVSEGAYATASQASTALTRWTNAAVATGVQTSLSARVAGPWAVESGPYASLAQANTAVKTIGSKGLDAFVAIKQQNGKLFYYVRVGQEQDAGALAAVKTSVIAAGGVNVTIPETDEPYALIRNDMTLNGASNKPVTLYAIPNGAGAVLRADPVADTGIQLTERSKRIYRGSMELSVYGNALAVINDVNLEQYLYSVVSAEVGSGWPSEAQKAQAVVARSYALASGMQYKIAHVVDTTVSQAYYGLGNENPNSTAGVDATQGEVLVNERGKVVSALFSANAGGITADSIEAWGNVDPSYASAVNSPDSGPLNGKMKWHRIVTTDGLMGYMREDLLESSGKKNEIGLAQLRIVQSGSNVRKKPTTDSESVAQLSAQSLVVSIGTVNETTAYSWIESFTAEQLLTTLSARDKTVTGPLTTLEVSKTGPSGRAIELKANGAKVDIKQPTQFNGALGGLRSNFFTIEQTGLLTILDDSNNKRQLPQQSGALNIIDGNDNVRTVNAGNLFILDKNGKLRAATADAQYTISGKGWGHGVGMSQWGARGFAEQGYDYQYILKYYYNNVNIEKGAVG from the coding sequence ATGACTGAGCAAAATTTGACTTCTCCACGTACCTTTTCGAGATTGTTGCTTCTAGTCGTAATAGTTTCACTCATCGTTTCAGGTTCAACGCGAGTCGTCGTTCATGCAGCGATTAGCGTTCCAGAAACGATTCGAGTCGCATTGTTTATTAGTACAGGAGCAGCAGCTTCGACATCAACAACACCTGTTGCTACCTTGCAAGCACCAGACGGCTTTAACTTGGTGTGGCGCGACCCGCAGGTGAGCATTCCAATTAGTGATGTTGCTGCTGGACAATCGGTCAGAGTGATGATGGATAGTTATCGTGCACTTATACTAGAAACTACTGAATTGAATGCTGCGATAACCGTACTTAAAAAAATTCAAGCAACCTCTTCAGCAGCATTCATAACTTCACTATCGAAGTCTGGCAATACAACTTATCAGGTGAGTGAAGGGGCTTATGCGACAGCATCGCAAGCATCGACAGCTTTAACCAGGTGGACGAATGCAGCAGTTGCCACTGGTGTTCAAACGTCTCTAAGTGCTAGAGTAGCTGGACCATGGGCAGTAGAATCTGGTCCATATGCAAGTTTAGCCCAAGCGAATACTGCGGTAAAGACGATAGGTAGCAAAGGTTTGGACGCATTCGTAGCGATCAAGCAGCAGAATGGCAAGCTCTTCTATTATGTTCGAGTCGGACAAGAGCAAGATGCCGGAGCATTAGCAGCAGTAAAGACTTCTGTAATAGCAGCTGGCGGGGTCAATGTTACTATTCCTGAAACGGATGAGCCCTATGCGCTTATTCGAAATGATATGACGTTGAATGGAGCTTCGAATAAGCCGGTCACCTTGTATGCGATTCCGAATGGTGCGGGTGCAGTTCTACGTGCTGATCCTGTTGCAGATACAGGAATTCAACTTACAGAGCGATCGAAGCGAATCTATCGTGGGAGCATGGAACTTAGCGTTTATGGTAATGCGTTAGCCGTAATTAATGATGTCAATTTAGAACAGTATTTATATTCGGTTGTATCTGCAGAAGTTGGAAGCGGGTGGCCAAGCGAAGCCCAGAAAGCACAAGCTGTTGTGGCTAGATCCTATGCGCTTGCTAGCGGAATGCAATATAAGATTGCACACGTTGTAGATACGACAGTTAGTCAAGCCTATTATGGCTTAGGCAATGAGAATCCGAACTCAACGGCGGGTGTAGATGCAACACAGGGAGAAGTGCTCGTCAATGAGCGGGGTAAAGTCGTTAGCGCATTATTCTCAGCAAATGCCGGAGGCATAACTGCGGATTCAATAGAAGCGTGGGGCAACGTTGATCCTTCCTATGCGAGTGCAGTGAATAGCCCAGATTCGGGACCCTTAAATGGCAAGATGAAGTGGCATCGCATCGTTACGACTGATGGACTGATGGGTTATATGAGAGAAGATTTACTAGAAAGTAGCGGAAAAAAGAACGAGATTGGATTAGCACAGCTACGAATCGTTCAAAGTGGATCAAATGTGCGCAAAAAACCGACGACGGATAGTGAGTCGGTTGCACAGCTATCCGCCCAAAGCCTTGTCGTTTCTATTGGAACAGTAAATGAGACGACAGCGTATAGCTGGATTGAATCGTTCACTGCAGAACAGCTACTCACGACATTGTCAGCTCGTGATAAAACAGTCACGGGACCACTGACTACGCTAGAAGTATCAAAGACAGGTCCTTCAGGCCGTGCGATCGAGCTTAAAGCGAATGGAGCGAAGGTTGATATTAAGCAACCGACACAATTCAATGGAGCTTTAGGAGGCTTACGAAGCAACTTCTTCACGATTGAGCAAACAGGCCTATTAACGATTCTCGATGACAGCAATAACAAGAGACAACTTCCACAGCAATCAGGAGCATTAAATATTATAGATGGAAACGATAACGTACGAACTGTCAACGCGGGCAATCTCTTTATTCTCGATAAGAATGGTAAACTGAGAGCTGCAACAGCGGATGCTCAGTATACGATTTCAGGAAAAGGCTGGGGTCACGGTGTGGGAATGTCACAATGGGGTGCACGAGGCTTTGCCGAGCAAGGGTATGACTATCAGTATATTTTGAAATACTACTACAATAATGTAAACATTGAAAAAGGTGCTGTCGGATGA